The DNA window GGCGCGGCTGCTCGCCTACAGGGATCCGGCGCGGCTGCAGGCAATCATCGACAGGATCGTCGCCACCAGCGTCCAATATCTGCGCGGGCAGATCGATGCGGGCGCGGAAGCGGTGCAATTGTTCGACAGCTGGGCGGGCAGCCTTGCCCCCGATGAATTCGAGCGCTGGGTGATCGCCCCCAATGCCGCGATCACGGCGGAACTCAAGGCGTCGCATCCCGACACCCCGGTGATCGGCTTTCCCAAGGGCGCTGGCGCGAAACTTCCGGCCTATGCGCGCGAAACCGGCGTCGATGCGATCGGCATGGATGAAACGCTCGACCCGGCCTGGGTCCATGCGAGCCTGCCCGCCGGAATGCCGGTGCAGGGCAATCTCGACCCGCTGCTGGTCGAAGCGGGCGGTCCCGCCCTGCCGAAACGGGTCCGCGCGATCGTGGATGCCTTCGGCGATCGGCCCCATGTCTTCAATCTCGGCCACGGGATCGGCCAGCACACGCCGATTTCCCATGTCGAGGAACTGCTGGCCGCGCTGAGAGGTTGAGGGGCGATGAGGGAAGCGATCCTGACGATCTATCCGTGGCTCGTATCGGGCCACGTCATCTTCATGACCTTCTGGCTCGCCGGGCTGTTCATGCTGCCGCGCCAGTGCATCTACATGCTCGATGCCGCTCCCGGATCGGCCGAGGAAGCGCAATGGGCGCGCCGCATGGGTCTGCTGCGCAAGATCATCCTCACGCCCAGCCTGATCGTCGTCTGGGTGCTCGGGCTCACGCAGGCCTGGGCGATGGGTTATTTCACGGAAGGCTGGATCCACATCAAGATCACGCTGGTCCTGCTTCTGACGGGCTATCACGGCTGGCTGGTGGCGAAGACCAAGAAGATGGCCCGAGGCGAACGCCCCCTGACCGAAAGCCGCCTGCGCATGATCGGCGAGATTCCCGGCGTTCTGCTCGTGCTGATCGTCGTCACGGTCTATGTCGTGCGCAGCGTTCTGGCCTGACGCGCGAGCGGTTCGACGCTGGCGCGCCATGACCGGGCGCATTTTGGCGGACCCTGGCGAAAAGCCCGATTGATTTTACCTCTGGCGAGACCTATTCCGCGTTTCATTCAATCCGGTGGCCGGTTTTCCCGGCCCGAGTCTGCTTTCTCCAAGCCCAGCCTTGACCCGGTTTCCCGTCGCATGACCTGCCCGGGCCCCGGTTCCCCAAGGCGCCTCGTCCCCACGAGGTACTGACCTGCCGGCCTACCCAATCGCCCCGTTTTCCGGGGCCATTTTTCGGAAAATGTCCCATGCATCTCAAGGACTTGAAAAAGAAAGCCCCGGCCGAACTGGTCGCCATGGCGGAAGAGCTGGGGGTCGAGGGCGCCTCGACCATGCGGCGGCAGGACCTGCTGTTCTCGATTCTGCGCGAACTCGCCGAGGACGAGGAATATGGCGAAAAGATCATGGGCATCGGCACGATCGAGGTGTTGCAGGACGGCTTCGGCTTCCTGCGTTCGCCCGAGGCGAACTATCTTGCCGGGCCCGATGACATCTATGTCTCGCCCAACCAGATCCGCAAATGGGGCCTGCGCACCGGCGACACGGTCGAGGGCGAGATCCGCGCTCCCCGGGACGGGGAGCGCTATTTCGCGCTGACGACGCTCTACAAGGTCAATTTCGACGATCCCGACGCGGTGCGGCTGCGGACCAATTTCGACAATCTGACGCCGCTCTATCCGGACAAGAAGCTCAATCTCGACCAGACCGACCCGACGGTAAAGGACAAGTCGGCGCGCGTGATCGACATCATCGCGCCGCAGGGCAAGGGCCAGCGCGCGCTGATCGTTGCGCCGCCGCGCACGGGTAAGACGGTTCTCCTTCAGAACATCGCCAAGGCGATCACCGACAACCATCCGGAGGTTTTCCTGCTGGTCCTGCTGGTCGATGAACGGCCCGAGGAAGTGACCGACATGCAGCGCTCGGTGAAGGGCGAGGTGATCTCCTCGACTTTCGACGAGCCGGCCAACCGTCACGTTCAAGTCGCTGAAATGGTTATCGAAAAGGCGAAACGCCTGGTTGAGCACAAGCAGGATGTTGTAATTCTGCTCGATTCGATCACGCGTCTTGGACGGGCCTACAACACCGTCGTGCCGTCATCGGGCAAGGTGCTGACCGGCGGTGTCGACGCGAACGCGCTCCAGCGGCCTAAGAGGTTCTTCGGCGCGGCGCGCAATATCGAGGAAGGCGGCAGCCTCTCGATCATCGCCACCGCGCTGATCGACACCGGCAGCCGGATGGACGAAGTCATCTTCGAAGAGTTCAAGGGCACCGGCAACTCGGAAATCGTGCTCGACCGCAAGGTTTCTGACAAGCGCATCTTCCCCGCGCTCGATGTCGGCAAGTCGGGCACGCGCAAGGAGGAATTGCTGGTCGAGAAGGACCGCCTCTCCAAGATGTGGGTCCTGCGCCGCATCCTGATGCAGATGGGCACCGTAGATGCCATGGAGTTCCTGCTCGACAAGATGAAGGATTCCAAGACCAACGAGGATTTCTTCGACACGATGAACCAGTAACGGTTCGCGTGGGGGATGCCGAGGGCCGGACGGGACGATGCTCAGCCAGTATCTTTACATCAGCACGGCGCCGAACCTGTCGCGCGACGATGTCGATTCTATCCTCAAGGCGAGCGCACGCAACAATCCCGAGCGCGGGATCACCGGTCTGCTGATCTATAACGGGCGCAATTTCCTGCAGCTGCTCGAGGGCGAGGAATCCGCCCTGGTCGCGCTGATGGTGCGGATCGGCAACGATTCGCGTCATACGGGCATCTCGATCCTCGACCGCAAGGCGATCGAGCAGAGATCCTGTCCCGGCTGGGCGATGAAGCGGGTGCTGATAGCCGAAACCGTCGCCGGCAGGCGCGAACAGTTAGAGCGCAACCTGCCCCCAGGTCTGGACGAGCAGACCCGCCGGATCATCCTCAATTTCGCGACCCTCAACTGAGAGAACGGAGAGGCGGGG is part of the Erythrobacter litoralis genome and encodes:
- the hemE gene encoding uroporphyrinogen decarboxylase, which codes for MPGPLLDTLKGFCQPVPPVWLMRQAGRYLPEYRELRAEKGGFLELVYDSEAAAEVTVQPIRRFGFDGAILFSDILIVPHAMGQGLEFMAGEGPKLSPTLIEVELDSFTPDHDRFEPVYETVRRTRGMIDDSVTMLGFAGSPWTVATYMIAGEGSKDQGPARLLAYRDPARLQAIIDRIVATSVQYLRGQIDAGAEAVQLFDSWAGSLAPDEFERWVIAPNAAITAELKASHPDTPVIGFPKGAGAKLPAYARETGVDAIGMDETLDPAWVHASLPAGMPVQGNLDPLLVEAGGPALPKRVRAIVDAFGDRPHVFNLGHGIGQHTPISHVEELLAALRG
- a CDS encoding CopD family protein — its product is MREAILTIYPWLVSGHVIFMTFWLAGLFMLPRQCIYMLDAAPGSAEEAQWARRMGLLRKIILTPSLIVVWVLGLTQAWAMGYFTEGWIHIKITLVLLLTGYHGWLVAKTKKMARGERPLTESRLRMIGEIPGVLLVLIVVTVYVVRSVLA
- a CDS encoding BLUF domain-containing protein; its protein translation is MLSQYLYISTAPNLSRDDVDSILKASARNNPERGITGLLIYNGRNFLQLLEGEESALVALMVRIGNDSRHTGISILDRKAIEQRSCPGWAMKRVLIAETVAGRREQLERNLPPGLDEQTRRIILNFATLN
- the rho gene encoding transcription termination factor Rho; the protein is MHLKDLKKKAPAELVAMAEELGVEGASTMRRQDLLFSILRELAEDEEYGEKIMGIGTIEVLQDGFGFLRSPEANYLAGPDDIYVSPNQIRKWGLRTGDTVEGEIRAPRDGERYFALTTLYKVNFDDPDAVRLRTNFDNLTPLYPDKKLNLDQTDPTVKDKSARVIDIIAPQGKGQRALIVAPPRTGKTVLLQNIAKAITDNHPEVFLLVLLVDERPEEVTDMQRSVKGEVISSTFDEPANRHVQVAEMVIEKAKRLVEHKQDVVILLDSITRLGRAYNTVVPSSGKVLTGGVDANALQRPKRFFGAARNIEEGGSLSIIATALIDTGSRMDEVIFEEFKGTGNSEIVLDRKVSDKRIFPALDVGKSGTRKEELLVEKDRLSKMWVLRRILMQMGTVDAMEFLLDKMKDSKTNEDFFDTMNQ